The Planctomicrobium piriforme genome segment GCCCGTCTTTTTCCAGCCGCGGCCTTCCATCACGATGCGGACGATAACGCCCACAGCCTGACGGAACCGCTTGGTGCGGCGGGGATGTTCGGTGGCGAGATATTTGGCGATTTCCGGCTGCGACTCGAAGGCGCGAATGACGCCTGCCAGGGGCGGGCGGTCGTGGTGCAGTTCGGCATCTTCCATCCGCACCTGGTGTTTTTCTTCGCAGAAAAAGGCGAGGACACGATCGAATTTCAAATTGGGGTCATTGGCGACATCGCTGAAGGTGCGTCCTTGGCGATGCTGCAGAAAAACGTCACGCGTAATGACCATCCCGACCTCTTTGTTTCGGTGCAACGCGGCAGCAGAACAGCCGACAGAGAGTTGCAGTTTCAATATTTGCACGTCCACATCCAGCATAACAGTCGCCGCCCGGTAAGGCAAGGTGAAGTTGTCGGACGCAGGCGTCCGAACGCCGGAAAAGGCCGGACTGTGAACAATGAGCGGCAATGTTTGCCGATCATGCCTGAAGTGGACTCAAGGTGAGTCTCAGAGATCATTTCCAGCTCGCAAGACGCTCGACCGCGGCAGTTCGCAAACGGCAAATCCGCTCGTGCGAAACGACCTGACATCGAGTTCGACGCCGAAACCGGTTCACACTGGCGGATTGCCTGATTTTCAAGTCACCTGATGGTCAATGCAAAGTCTCAGACCAGCCGCACGTTCTCTGCGCGGGGGCCCTTCGGGCCGCGTCCGACGTTGTAGGAAACCTTCTGGCCTTCGCGGAGCTCTTCATAGGTCACCCCTTCGACAGCCGAACTGTGAAAGAACATGTCCTTGCCCGTGCCGTCTTCAATGAATCCAAAGCCCTTGGCCGTGACCCGTTTGATCGTACCTTCAGTCATCACTTCATCCCATCCTCAAAAATTAGAACCGTTCGCCATCGGCCCATGAAACACCATGCGCCTTTGAAGTGGCATCGATTCCGCAGTGGTCTTGGCAATGTTTGCCAGTCCGTTGCATCCAGCCTCTCGACGCCTCGTTGCTGCGCGGGGCCTTAAAGGTTTGTGCAGCCGTCGTCTGCCGAGAGAAATCTCAATCGCATCTGCTCACCTGACAGGCGAGGAGTTGCGAAGTTTTTTGTTCGTGTTTGGCCGAGTCACTGAGTCGGCGAGGCATGCGAGTTCGTACTCGCCTGGTTTTGATGACAGCCATCGCGTTTATGGCACTTTGGCGGTCAAAAGCCGGGAGATCCAATACGCTGCCGGGGCAACGCAGGCGGCTTTCGAGAGCGGTTGACACAACCGATCGTTGGCGGCAGAAACGTGCAGCGAAAGTGCTGACACATGCCGTACAGAGCTGAAGCAGCAGTTATTCTGGCGGGCTTCACATGTCGCTCAAGCGAGCGGCACAGGCTTTCTTCTCGCCAGCGAAACCACGTCTTCCTCAGCGACGGTCACCGCAATGAAGGATACCACTCCGGCTCGATTGCGGATAGAAGGAATGTTCGCGATGAGAGGAAGAACATGAGAATTACTGTGTGCCAGCGAATTCCTTCATTGCTGTGAAAACAACGTCACATCTTCTGATTTTGCCGAAGGCTCAGTCTGACTGAATACCGACAACTGACAACTTTCTGGCCTACACAAAACTGATCGTCTTCGTCACCGCCGCACTGGTGCCGCCGTCGCCGTCCGCGATGATCACTCGGGCAGTTCTGGCGGTGGTGACGGGGGTTCCCGACGTACTGCTGAAGGTGATGTTTCGCAGCAGGGCCTGAGTCGCGGCAGGCGTCGCATTCGCATTGAACGTGACGGTCAGGCCGACGCGATTCGTGCCGCCCGTCACGGTGCCGATCACCACTCCGCCGAAGGTGACGTTGTTGCCTGACACGCCAATCTGTCCGGCAGCGATCCCCTGATTGCGAACGGCCAGGACGTCGGTGAGCTGCCCGTTGGCC includes the following:
- a CDS encoding cold-shock protein, coding for MTEGTIKRVTAKGFGFIEDGTGKDMFFHSSAVEGVTYEELREGQKVSYNVGRGPKGPRAENVRLV